Within the Solwaraspora sp. WMMA2056 genome, the region CAGCGGGATGCGCCGCGGCCTGGCGTACGCGCACGCCTACGCCACCGCCCGGCACGTCGCCGGCGGGCCGCTGATCGGTTCCCCGGCGCACCGGGCGGTACTCGGCGGGCTCGCCGTCGACGCCGCCGGCGCGTTCGTCCTGGCCGGGCACGCGTTCGTGTTGCTCGGCCGGGCCGAGTCCGGCGACACCGACGCCGCGGCCGAGCTACGAATCGTCGCCCCGCTGGCGAAGCTGGCCACCGGCCGGCTCGCCGTCGCCTCGGCCAGCGAGTACGTCGAGTGTTTCGGCGGCGCCGGGTACGTCGAGGACACCGGGGTGCCCCGGCTGCTGCGCGACGCCCAGGTGCTGCCGATCTGGGAGGGCACCACCACGGTGCTGGCCCTGGACGCGCTGCGGGCGGTGCGACGCGGCGGCGGCACCCCGTTGCTGGCCCGGATCGACCAGGCCGTCGACCTGGCGGCCGGGTTCGCCGCCGACCTGGCCGGTACGCTCGCCGCCGCAGCCGCGCGGCTGCGTGACGACCTGACCGGGGTCACCGCTGCAGTCGACGGGTCGGCGGCCCTGGCCGGTGCCCGACCGATGGCACTGCGTGCGGCGCACGCCCTGGCCGCCGCGCTGCTCGTCGAGCAGGCCGCCCCCACCGACATCGGCGGCGAGGGCGAGGGCGTCGCGGCCCGCGTCGCGGCCCGGCTGTGGGCGCGCCGCTGGTTGGCCGGCGACGACATCGCCGTCGACGCCCACCGGCACCTGGAACTGCTCAGTCGGATCTGACCGACGCTCGTCCCGCGACTACCCGGGCCGCGAATAGTGTGTGTCGGCGCGCGCGGCGGCGTCCGGCGGTGCACGATCACTGTCATGGGTTCGTTGGAGATCAGCCCGACGGTCTGGATCGTCACGATCGTCGTCATCGTCGCGTTGCTCGCGCTCGACCTGGCGGTCGCGGCGTGGCGCCCGCACGCCGTCGGCTTCGGTGAGGCCGTCGCCTGGTCGGTGTTCTACGTCGCCGTGGCCATCGTCTTCGGGTTGATCTTCATGGCCTGGGCCGGCAGCGGCTACGGCACCGAGTACTTCGCCGGCTACCTGGTGGAGAAGAGCCTGTCGGTCGACAACCTGTTCGTCTTCGTCATCATCATCAGCACCTTCGCCGTACCGGAGGAACACCAGCACAAGGTTCTCACGTTCGGCATCATCGCGGCGCTGATCATGCGGGCGATCTTCATCGCCGCCGGCGCGACCCTGCTGAACCTGTTCTCCTTCATGTTCCTCGTCTTCGGCCTGCTGCTGATCTTCACCGCGGTCCAGTTGTTCCGCCACCGCAACGAGGACCCGCAGGTCGACGACAACGTCCTCGTCCGCGCCACCCGCCGGGTCCTGCCGGTGGCCCCGGACTACGTCGACGGACGGCTGGTCACCCGCCTCGACGGCCGACGGGTCGTCACCCCGCTGTTCATCGTGCTGATCGCGATCGGCAGCACCGACCTGCTGTTCGCTCTCGACTCGATCCCGGCCGTGTTCGGCATCACCCAGGAGCCGTACATCGTCTTCGTCGCCAACGCGTTCGCCCTGATCGGGCTGCGGGCATTGTTCTTCCTGGTGAAGGGGCTGCTGGACCGGCTGGTCTACCTGTCGACCGGGCTGGCGCTGATCCTCGCGCTGATCGGCGTCAAGCTGATCCTGCACTGGGGGCACACCCTCGACGACCGGGTGCCCGAGGTGGAGACGCCGGTGTCGCTGGGCCTGATCCTGGTGATCCTGACCATCACCGTCGTCGCCAGCCTGATCAAGGTCCGCCGCGACCCGACCGCCCGCGCCCACGCCGGTTCGCTGCGGGCCCACGACGACCAGCGGCCCACCGCCGGCTGACCGCGCGGCCGACCCCGCCGGTCAGGTCCGCCGGTGGGGTCGTCAGCCGGTGGTCGCGGCCCGCGCCGACCGGGCGGCCGCGATCCGGTACGCCGGATCCCGGTCCAGGTTGTGCCGGTCCCGGTCGTAGCGCCGGGTGGTCCGGGGATCGGCGTGCCCCATCGCGTCCTGCACGTCCTCCAACGGCACGCCCTCGGCACGGGCGGTGGTGGCGAACGCGTGCCGCAGCGAGTGCGGCGACAACCGGTCCCACGCCGGCAGCCCGGCGGCCCTGGCCAGCCGGCGCACCAGCCGGAACACCGCGTGCCGGTCCAGCCGGGCCCCGGTGGCGGTGACCAGCAGCGGGCCGGTGAGCGCGTCGACCGTCGTCGCGGCCGCCCCGGCCCGCTCGTCGAGATAGGCGTCGAGAATTCGCGCGGTGTCCGGGGCGAGCGCCCGTCGCCTGGACCGGCCGCCCTTGCCGACGAACCGCACACTGCGGTGTCCGCGTTCGTGACCCAGGTCGGACACGTCCAGCGACACCAGTTCACCGACGCGCAGCCCGAGGTCGGCCAGCAGGGCCAGCACCGCGAGGTTGCGCCGGCCGCTGGGGCGCGGGTCGGCGCGGGCCGCCACGAACAACGCGTCGACCTGGTCGGGGGTGAGCCCGATCGTCGCCGAAT harbors:
- a CDS encoding TerC/Alx family metal homeostasis membrane protein; translated protein: MGSLEISPTVWIVTIVVIVALLALDLAVAAWRPHAVGFGEAVAWSVFYVAVAIVFGLIFMAWAGSGYGTEYFAGYLVEKSLSVDNLFVFVIIISTFAVPEEHQHKVLTFGIIAALIMRAIFIAAGATLLNLFSFMFLVFGLLLIFTAVQLFRHRNEDPQVDDNVLVRATRRVLPVAPDYVDGRLVTRLDGRRVVTPLFIVLIAIGSTDLLFALDSIPAVFGITQEPYIVFVANAFALIGLRALFFLVKGLLDRLVYLSTGLALILALIGVKLILHWGHTLDDRVPEVETPVSLGLILVILTITVVASLIKVRRDPTARAHAGSLRAHDDQRPTAG
- a CDS encoding tyrosine-type recombinase/integrase, whose protein sequence is MRRAAVPGLVPRPTDRALPAATAPADFTDAWLRNRRLSAHTREAYRRDVAGWLTWCAGADLDPLQASFLDVNAYARTLEATIDPRSGRLLTPATVARKLSALSSWYAFLVRLRAVPANPVTDADRPRVNRDHSATIGLTPDQVDALFVAARADPRPSGRRNLAVLALLADLGLRVGELVSLDVSDLGHERGHRSVRFVGKGGRSRRRALAPDTARILDAYLDERAGAAATTVDALTGPLLVTATGARLDRHAVFRLVRRLARAAGLPAWDRLSPHSLRHAFATTARAEGVPLEDVQDAMGHADPRTTRRYDRDRHNLDRDPAYRIAAARSARAATTG